Part of the Burkholderia humptydooensis genome, ACATCGCGCCCGCGTGGCTGCTGCATCCGGTGCGGCGCGCGATGGACTGTTGCCGCGCGATCAACGAGATGGTGTTCGCGATGCTGTTCATCGTCGCCGTCGGCCTGGGCCCGTTCTCCGGCGTGCTCGCGCTGTGGGTCCACACGACGGGCGTGCTCGCGAAGCTTTTCGCGGAGGCGGTCGAGGCGATCGATCCGCGTCCGTCCGAGGGCGTGCGCGCGACGGGCGCGACGCCGCTCGACGAGATCGTCTATGCGGTGCTGCCGCAGGTGCTGCCGTTGTGGATCTCGTACGCGCTGTACCGGTTCGAATCGAACGTGCGCTCGGCGATGGTGGTCGGGATGGTCGGCGCGGGCGGCGTCGGCGTCGTGCTGTACGAAGCGATTCGCTCGTTCGACTATGCGCAGACGGCGGCGCTCCTCGTCATCGTCATTGCGGTCGTCACGCTGATCGACATGACGTCCGCGTGGCTGCGGGCGAGGGCGATTTGATGCGCAACGCGATGCGCGGATCGCGAGTGCCGTGCGGACGTGCAGCGCGCCTCGGGCATTGAGCGTGCGCCGCGAGCGCGGCGAATGGCGGATCGACAACGCAGCCGGGCCTCGCGCGCCGCAGGGCCGGCAGGGCCGGCCGCCGCGCGCCGCCGATCATCAAGCTCCGCCGAGCTCGTCGCCCATTTCCTTCGCGCGCGCCTGCGCGGCGAGCACGCCGCGCACGATCGCATCCTTCACGTGCTGCGCGTCGAACGACGCGAGCGCGGCCGCCGTCGTGCCGCCCTTCGACGTCACGCGTTCGCGCAGCACGCTCGCGGGCTCGCCCGACTGCACCGCGAGCTGCGCGGCGCCCGCGAACGTCGCGACCGCGAGCGCGCGGCCCTGCTCGTCGCTCATGCCGAGCTGGCGCGCCGCTTCCTGCAGCGCCTCGATGAAATAGAACACGTAGGCGGGGCCGCTGCCCGAGATCGCGGTGACGGCGTCGAGCTGCGATTCATCGTCGAACCAGACCGTCTCGCCGACCGCGCCGAGCACCTTCGATGCGAGATCGCGGCCCGCCGCGTCGACGCCCGGCAGCGCGGACAGGCCGGTCACGCCGAGGCCGACGAGCGCCGGCGTGTTCGGCATGGTGCGCACGACGCGCGCGTAATCGCCGAGCCAGCGCGACAGGTCCGTGCCGCGAATGCCGGCCGCGATGCTGACGACGAGCTGCGTCGACAGATGCGGCGCGAGCGCGGTCGCGACGTCCTTGAGCGCCTGCGGCTTCACGGCGAGCACGATCGCGTCGTAGCCGGCGAGCGCGGCGTCGATGGCGGCCGCCGTGCGCACGCCGAATTGCGCTTGCGCGCGCTGGCGCGCGTCTTCGTTGACGTCGACGGCGAGCAGCTCGCTTG contains:
- the phnE gene encoding phosphonate ABC transporter, permease protein PhnE, whose protein sequence is MNAREPAGAAPGEPIAPMGDARRGWRTWLAWALAFAILGGTWRSADMRPLDLLAESANMGEFARGFFPPDFSEWRHYASEMGVTLSIALWGTALAIVSAVPFGLMSARNIAPAWLLHPVRRAMDCCRAINEMVFAMLFIVAVGLGPFSGVLALWVHTTGVLAKLFAEAVEAIDPRPSEGVRATGATPLDEIVYAVLPQVLPLWISYALYRFESNVRSAMVVGMVGAGGVGVVLYEAIRSFDYAQTAALLVIVIAVVTLIDMTSAWLRARAI
- the proC gene encoding pyrroline-5-carboxylate reductase — its product is MKIAFIGGGNMAAALIGGLVKRGVAASELLAVDVNEDARQRAQAQFGVRTAAAIDAALAGYDAIVLAVKPQALKDVATALAPHLSTQLVVSIAAGIRGTDLSRWLGDYARVVRTMPNTPALVGLGVTGLSALPGVDAAGRDLASKVLGAVGETVWFDDESQLDAVTAISGSGPAYVFYFIEALQEAARQLGMSDEQGRALAVATFAGAAQLAVQSGEPASVLRERVTSKGGTTAAALASFDAQHVKDAIVRGVLAAQARAKEMGDELGGA